A single window of Sporosarcina sp. Marseille-Q4943 DNA harbors:
- a CDS encoding VWA domain-containing protein, giving the protein MKNIIFSLFIGFTILLAGCVKDGEPSTTEASERESNSTVSSKEKQGEVGESERQSNAVEVTNLSSIQIAKTVDEMASLPPGQLTKDFTVDQETSLWSKIEVPEQIRESFLDEMKALTEETKDPQLIHSAFIKLLGSPIYHKFVDPLAVFHPSFAEPILPEPYEMTEGGVAQSPPSKALILLDASSSMLLQADGRLKMDIAKSAVKSFASTIGQNSEVSLYIYGHAGTQSKSDKQLSCGTIEEVYPIGEYDEKKFNESVENVKASGWTPLAAAIKQARIDHEKTSEDITVYIVSDGAETCGGDPVAEAKEFAALAADRHVNVIGFQVDQEAESQLKAVAEAGNGTYLAADSLDEMTAGISKLWLPSDIDLVTLVYKKPIGWPQAMALRTVSDYGSKLTIAIRVENERFIAAARLLEEEGFIDAAVRDELIKLIDNQKEQYSRLVNELEEEKRQLINNEVERINKKVDDYHDRMKALKEEQGQ; this is encoded by the coding sequence TTTTTTCTTTATTCATTGGATTCACCATTCTTCTTGCTGGCTGTGTGAAAGACGGCGAGCCTTCAACGACAGAAGCTTCGGAAAGAGAATCGAATAGCACGGTGAGCAGTAAAGAGAAACAGGGAGAAGTTGGGGAAAGTGAACGGCAATCAAATGCAGTAGAAGTTACCAACCTGTCTTCGATTCAAATAGCGAAAACTGTGGACGAAATGGCTTCATTGCCGCCGGGACAATTGACGAAGGACTTCACGGTAGATCAGGAGACTTCCTTATGGTCCAAAATAGAAGTACCGGAACAAATCCGCGAATCTTTTCTCGATGAAATGAAGGCTTTGACGGAAGAGACCAAAGATCCGCAGCTGATACACAGTGCCTTTATTAAATTGCTCGGAAGCCCTATATACCATAAGTTTGTCGATCCTTTAGCTGTTTTTCATCCTTCCTTCGCAGAGCCTATTCTTCCTGAGCCATATGAGATGACAGAAGGAGGAGTTGCCCAGTCTCCTCCTTCAAAAGCTTTGATCTTATTGGATGCAAGTTCCAGCATGCTTCTTCAAGCAGATGGACGATTAAAAATGGACATAGCAAAAAGTGCTGTAAAAAGCTTTGCATCGACAATCGGCCAAAACAGTGAAGTATCATTGTATATATATGGACACGCAGGCACCCAGAGCAAATCCGATAAACAATTGTCGTGTGGAACAATTGAAGAGGTGTATCCAATAGGTGAGTATGATGAGAAGAAATTTAATGAGTCGGTAGAGAACGTCAAGGCAAGTGGTTGGACGCCATTGGCCGCGGCAATAAAACAGGCGCGCATTGATCATGAAAAGACTTCGGAAGATATTACGGTTTATATTGTAAGCGATGGGGCTGAAACTTGCGGCGGTGATCCTGTCGCTGAAGCAAAAGAATTTGCTGCTTTGGCGGCTGATCGTCATGTGAACGTCATCGGTTTTCAAGTCGATCAAGAGGCGGAAAGTCAGTTGAAAGCAGTAGCGGAAGCCGGCAATGGGACGTATTTGGCCGCCGATTCATTGGATGAAATGACTGCCGGCATTTCGAAGCTCTGGCTACCCTCGGATATAGATTTAGTAACGTTAGTCTACAAGAAGCCTATAGGATGGCCTCAAGCGATGGCTTTGCGTACCGTATCAGATTATGGCAGTAAGTTAACAATAGCGATTCGAGTCGAAAACGAACGATTTATTGCAGCAGCAAGATTGTTGGAAGAAGAAGGCTTTATTGATGCTGCTGTCAGAGATGAATTGATAAAATTGATCGACAATCAAAAAGAGCAGTATAGCCGATTGGTCAATGAGCTGGAGGAAGAAAAGAGGCAGCTCATAAACAATGAAGTTGAGAGGATTAATAAGAAAGTCGACGACTATCACGATAGAATGAAAGCCTTGAAAGAAGAGCAAGGTCAATAA
- the asd gene encoding archaetidylserine decarboxylase (Phosphatidylserine decarboxylase is synthesized as a single chain precursor. Generation of the pyruvoyl active site from a Ser is coupled to cleavage of a Gly-Ser bond between the larger (beta) and smaller (alpha chains). It is an integral membrane protein.) yields the protein MKKMLFNHFVELNGHPVSAAILKTIASSRLSRKLIKPFARTYRINEGEAEFPIEHYDSLQSYFTRNLKKGSRPIDLRPNTLISPVDGVVTELRTIDMNQTLMIKNHLYSIKQILGDEKRAIPFKGGFFYIFYLSPSHYHHFHYPFNGELCSRYALGTTSFPVNDLGLRLGNQPFATNYRIISELSTANGRMTMIKVGALNVNSIHIMDSSTVCTKGEEFGYFSFGSTVILFLENDGSFRPTVPVGSEVKVGQSVGEWISLK from the coding sequence ATGAAAAAGATGTTATTCAACCATTTTGTCGAACTGAATGGGCATCCCGTATCTGCTGCCATATTAAAAACGATTGCTAGCTCACGTCTAAGTCGTAAGCTCATCAAACCGTTCGCAAGGACATATCGTATTAACGAGGGGGAAGCCGAGTTCCCGATTGAACATTATGATAGCCTTCAATCTTATTTTACGCGTAATCTGAAAAAGGGTTCACGGCCAATCGATTTGCGCCCCAATACGCTAATTTCCCCAGTCGACGGCGTCGTCACAGAGCTCCGGACAATCGATATGAATCAAACGCTAATGATAAAGAACCATCTTTATAGTATAAAGCAGATTTTGGGAGATGAAAAGAGAGCAATTCCATTTAAAGGTGGATTCTTTTATATTTTCTATCTCTCCCCAAGCCATTACCACCATTTTCACTATCCCTTTAACGGCGAGTTATGTTCGAGATACGCACTCGGGACTACTTCTTTTCCGGTTAACGACCTTGGCTTGCGCTTGGGCAATCAGCCGTTTGCCACAAATTACCGTATCATTTCCGAACTTTCGACAGCCAATGGCCGTATGACGATGATCAAAGTAGGTGCATTGAATGTCAACAGCATTCATATAATGGACTCCTCCACAGTCTGCACGAAAGGTGAGGAGTTCGGCTACTTCTCGTTTGGATCGACTGTAATATTATTTCTGGAGAATGACGGTTCTTTCCGTCCGACAGTTCCGGTGGGTTCCGAAGTGAAGGTGGGACAATCCGTTGGAGAATGGATATCCCTTAAATAA
- a CDS encoding DUF5658 family protein, translating into METAKALPSSNDRLLNTCFLLFCLCMIDAIFTDFGIRYGHIQEANPFVRSLYDVNVVAFYLMKASLPILLFFLMHFTKPSQLVRNLLAVALIIYTLVIFIHISWIIIVSAFI; encoded by the coding sequence ATGGAGACGGCCAAGGCGCTACCAAGTTCTAATGACCGGTTATTGAATACATGTTTTCTTCTATTTTGCTTATGCATGATCGATGCGATTTTCACAGATTTCGGCATCCGCTATGGTCATATCCAAGAAGCGAACCCCTTCGTTCGTTCACTTTACGATGTGAACGTCGTTGCATTTTATTTAATGAAAGCGAGTCTTCCAATTTTGCTGTTCTTCCTTATGCATTTTACGAAGCCGTCACAATTGGTCAGGAACTTACTCGCTGTTGCACTTATTATTTACACACTAGTGATCTTCATCCATATTTCATGGATTATTATCGTGTCTGCATTTATTTAG
- the queF gene encoding preQ(1) synthase, which translates to MAGRDENTLTDLTLLGNQNTKYNYEYDPSILEAVDNLHTERDFFVKFNCPEFTSLCPMTGQPDFATMYISFIPDKKLVESKSLKLYMFSFRNHGDFHEDCVNIIMNDLIELIDPRYIEVWGKFTPRGGLSIDPYCNYGKPGTKYEKMAEHRLLNHDMYPEKIDNR; encoded by the coding sequence TTGGCTGGAAGAGATGAAAATACGTTAACGGATTTAACATTGCTTGGAAATCAAAATACAAAATACAATTACGAATACGACCCATCCATTTTGGAAGCAGTCGATAATTTGCACACAGAACGGGATTTCTTCGTCAAATTCAATTGTCCCGAATTCACATCCCTTTGTCCGATGACAGGACAGCCGGATTTCGCAACGATGTATATCAGTTTCATCCCGGATAAGAAATTAGTGGAAAGCAAATCATTGAAATTATATATGTTCAGCTTTAGAAATCACGGTGATTTTCATGAGGACTGCGTCAACATCATCATGAATGATTTGATAGAGCTAATCGATCCCCGCTATATCGAAGTATGGGGCAAATTCACTCCGCGCGGCGGACTTTCCATCGACCCTTATTGCAATTACGGGAAGCCTGGAACAAAATACGAAAAAATGGCGGAACATCGTTTGTTGAACCACGACATGTATCCCGAAAAGATCGATAACCGTTGA
- the recQ gene encoding DNA helicase RecQ, producing the protein MINYKEVIPIEKITSVLSSYFGFPSFRTGQEQAILNVLDGKDTLCVMPTGGGKSICYQVPALVMEGTVLVVSPLISLMKDQVDALHQIGIPAAYINSTLSTEEYFGTVENAMEGMYRLLYVAPERFESPSFIQQISKMDIPMIAIDEAHCISQWGHDFRPSYRMLNKVISSFDRKPVVLALTATATPAVRDDICDQLHIESDHTVMTGFERSNLTFSVIKGQDRDKFVKDYVKKNEGEAGIIYAATRKAVDQIHATLERSGVAVAKYHAGLSDVVRQAEQDRFLMDEATVMVATNAFGMGIDKSNIRYVIHYQMPKNMESYYQEAGRAGRDGLDSECTLLFSSQDVITQRFLIDQSQDQHRIPAELEKLQSMIDYCHTESCLQKFIISYFGEKDVQECGRCANCTDTRESFEVTVDVQKVLSCVIRMGQRFGKTMIAQVLTGSRNKKVLEFGFDKLTTYGLMKERNTKDVSDFIEFIISENYLGVENGQFPIIYVTEQGKDVLTGKIKVYRKGTVETKQIAKDDPLFNQLRALRMKLAQEAGVPPFVVFSDKTLRDMAAKMPITEEAFLEVNGVGAAKLERYGEAFMEEIKSFSTQTS; encoded by the coding sequence TTGATTAATTATAAAGAGGTGATTCCAATCGAAAAAATAACTTCCGTATTATCTTCCTATTTTGGCTTTCCTTCGTTTCGTACAGGCCAGGAACAAGCCATCCTAAATGTGCTTGACGGAAAAGATACGCTCTGCGTCATGCCGACTGGTGGCGGAAAATCCATTTGCTATCAAGTGCCTGCGTTGGTCATGGAAGGCACGGTTTTAGTCGTATCCCCGTTGATTTCGTTGATGAAGGATCAAGTGGATGCTCTACATCAAATTGGCATACCGGCAGCATACATCAATAGTACATTGTCGACAGAGGAATACTTCGGAACGGTTGAAAATGCAATGGAGGGAATGTACCGCCTGCTCTACGTAGCCCCGGAACGATTCGAATCCCCTTCATTCATTCAGCAAATAAGCAAGATGGATATCCCGATGATCGCGATTGATGAGGCGCACTGTATTTCTCAATGGGGACACGATTTTAGACCGAGTTACCGGATGTTGAATAAAGTCATATCTTCATTTGATAGGAAACCGGTCGTATTGGCATTGACAGCAACCGCAACACCTGCCGTCCGGGATGATATATGCGACCAATTGCATATTGAAAGCGACCATACAGTGATGACGGGCTTTGAGAGGAGCAATCTCACCTTTTCAGTCATTAAAGGACAGGATAGGGACAAGTTCGTCAAAGATTATGTTAAGAAAAACGAAGGGGAAGCGGGAATTATTTACGCCGCCACCCGAAAAGCGGTCGATCAAATTCATGCAACGCTTGAACGAAGTGGAGTTGCTGTTGCGAAATACCATGCGGGACTTTCGGATGTTGTTCGGCAAGCGGAGCAGGATCGGTTCCTCATGGATGAGGCAACTGTCATGGTGGCGACGAATGCATTCGGAATGGGCATCGACAAAAGCAATATAAGATACGTTATTCATTACCAAATGCCGAAAAATATGGAAAGCTATTATCAGGAAGCAGGCCGTGCGGGAAGGGATGGGCTTGATAGTGAATGTACCCTGTTATTCTCCTCGCAGGACGTCATTACGCAACGATTCCTCATTGACCAATCGCAAGATCAGCATCGGATTCCAGCAGAGCTTGAGAAGCTTCAGTCGATGATCGACTACTGCCATACAGAGTCATGCCTACAGAAATTCATCATTTCTTATTTCGGGGAGAAGGACGTCCAAGAATGCGGCCGTTGCGCAAACTGTACAGATACTCGTGAAAGTTTTGAAGTTACGGTTGATGTGCAGAAGGTCCTGTCCTGCGTCATCCGCATGGGTCAGCGCTTCGGCAAGACGATGATTGCCCAAGTGCTCACAGGCTCAAGAAATAAAAAAGTATTGGAGTTCGGCTTCGATAAATTGACGACGTACGGTCTGATGAAAGAACGGAATACGAAAGACGTTTCCGATTTCATCGAGTTTATCATTTCTGAAAACTACCTCGGGGTGGAAAACGGTCAGTTTCCGATCATTTATGTAACTGAACAAGGCAAGGACGTATTGACAGGGAAAATAAAAGTGTACAGAAAAGGAACCGTCGAAACGAAGCAGATTGCAAAAGACGATCCTTTATTCAACCAGCTGAGGGCTCTTCGCATGAAGCTTGCCCAAGAGGCGGGTGTTCCACCATTCGTCGTCTTCTCGGATAAGACGTTGCGTGACATGGCAGCTAAAATGCCGATTACAGAAGAGGCGTTTTTGGAAGTGAACGGTGTTGGGGCAGCGAAGTTGGAAAGGTACGGAGAAGCATTTATGGAAGAAATCAAATCATTTTCCACTCAAACTAGTTGA
- a CDS encoding diaminopimelate dehydrogenase, giving the protein MVSKIRIGIVGYGNLGKGVESAIAQNDDMELAGVFTRREPNELKVKSDVPVLRLNEIENYVDDIDVMILCGGSKDDLPEQGPALSKLFNIVDSFDTHAKIPEYFEAVDEAARPNGKTAIISVGWDPGLFSINRLYGESILPEGATYTFWGKGLSQGHSDAVRRIEGVKGAVQYTIPVESAVEKVRNGSQPELTTREKHTRECFVVLEEGAVEAEVERAIVTMPDYFADYDTTVHFITEQQLKEEHSSMPHGGFVIRSGKTGDANNQVVEFSLTLDSNPEFTSSVLVAYARAAYRLNEKGDTGAKTVFDIAPGLLSPKSAAQLRKEML; this is encoded by the coding sequence ATGGTTTCGAAAATCAGAATTGGAATAGTTGGATACGGAAATTTGGGCAAAGGGGTAGAGTCCGCGATTGCTCAAAATGATGATATGGAGCTTGCAGGAGTCTTTACCCGAAGAGAGCCAAACGAATTGAAAGTGAAAAGTGATGTGCCAGTATTGCGCTTGAATGAAATTGAAAACTATGTGGATGATATTGATGTAATGATATTATGCGGAGGTTCGAAAGATGATCTTCCTGAACAAGGACCTGCACTTTCGAAACTGTTCAATATAGTCGATAGCTTTGATACGCATGCTAAGATTCCTGAGTATTTTGAAGCTGTTGACGAAGCGGCTAGACCGAACGGAAAAACGGCGATCATATCCGTCGGTTGGGACCCCGGCCTATTTTCCATCAATCGTCTATACGGGGAATCAATTCTACCCGAAGGCGCGACGTATACGTTCTGGGGAAAAGGATTAAGCCAAGGGCATTCAGATGCAGTGAGGAGAATAGAGGGTGTAAAAGGAGCGGTTCAATATACGATTCCTGTCGAATCCGCGGTCGAAAAGGTGCGCAACGGATCACAGCCGGAGCTGACGACACGTGAAAAGCATACGCGTGAATGTTTTGTCGTGCTTGAAGAAGGTGCAGTCGAAGCCGAAGTGGAACGTGCCATCGTTACAATGCCCGATTACTTTGCAGATTATGATACGACAGTCCACTTCATTACTGAACAGCAATTGAAGGAAGAACATAGCTCGATGCCACACGGCGGTTTTGTCATCCGCAGCGGTAAAACCGGCGATGCGAACAATCAAGTGGTGGAATTCTCATTGACTTTGGACAGCAATCCCGAATTCACATCGAGCGTCCTCGTCGCCTATGCGAGGGCGGCATATAGGTTGAATGAAAAAGGGGACACCGGGGCAAAAACCGTGTTTGACATCGCTCCGGGACTGCTTTCTCCGAAGAGTGCAGCTCAGCTTCGAAAAGAAATGCTCTAA
- a CDS encoding queuosine precursor transporter, with translation MRYYLSGIFVGLLILSNIIAVKLMSIGDWIVIPAAAIIYVCTYPILDVLTEAYGKEAARKTVQTGFIAQLFSIGFIWIAIHLPAAPFYEHQEAFETIFTAGFRVTIASLAAYLISQNLDVTIFDKLKRKHGNQKLWVRNNVSTMASQLVDTTIFITIAFAGTMPVGALLAMIASQYVFKFIIAVLDTPVVYLLVAICRKKEPEITSQAISLQN, from the coding sequence ATGCGCTATTATTTAAGCGGCATTTTTGTCGGGTTGTTAATTTTATCGAATATCATAGCAGTCAAGCTGATGAGCATCGGTGACTGGATTGTCATTCCGGCAGCCGCCATCATCTATGTATGTACGTATCCGATTTTGGACGTGTTGACCGAAGCCTATGGAAAGGAAGCTGCGAGGAAGACGGTCCAGACTGGGTTCATCGCGCAGCTTTTCTCGATCGGCTTCATTTGGATCGCCATCCATTTGCCTGCAGCCCCTTTTTATGAGCATCAGGAAGCATTTGAAACGATTTTCACAGCCGGCTTCCGTGTGACGATTGCAAGCTTGGCAGCGTATCTCATTAGCCAAAACTTGGATGTCACTATTTTCGATAAGCTGAAAAGAAAACATGGCAATCAAAAGTTATGGGTCCGGAATAACGTGTCTACGATGGCTAGCCAACTCGTCGATACGACGATTTTCATTACAATTGCTTTTGCTGGCACGATGCCTGTTGGCGCTTTATTGGCCATGATTGCAAGCCAATACGTTTTTAAATTCATTATCGCCGTTTTGGATACGCCAGTCGTATATTTGCTAGTCGCTATATGCAGGAAGAAGGAACCTGAAATTACGAGCCAAGCGATTTCATTGCAAAACTGA
- a CDS encoding DUF368 domain-containing protein — translation MEWKNIYRGFLMGISDLIPGVSGGTIAFILGIYDRLLLAISGFFSREWKKHIGFLLPLGIGIGLTLLLFSRVIDFLLKDYPQPTQFFFLGLIIGVVPFISRQAGVRKNFKIGHFILLLAVGAALASTAFIKPAETGIITSLTMQNTIGLFLAGWAGSMAMLLPGVSGSFILLLLGVYATAINALSTLNLPIIIVIGAGVIVGFIVSSRIIHYLLSKFTNAMFAIIIGLIIGSVFVIYPGIPESGTPFVMSVIALITGLIVANIFNAASPSTK, via the coding sequence ATGGAATGGAAGAACATTTATCGTGGATTCCTAATGGGAATCAGCGACTTGATTCCTGGTGTGAGCGGGGGAACGATTGCGTTCATTCTAGGCATATATGATCGATTATTACTTGCAATCAGCGGCTTTTTCAGTCGTGAATGGAAAAAGCATATCGGCTTTTTATTGCCGCTTGGTATAGGGATTGGCTTGACATTATTGCTCTTCAGCAGGGTCATTGACTTCTTATTGAAAGATTACCCACAACCGACCCAGTTTTTCTTTTTAGGATTGATTATCGGAGTCGTGCCTTTCATTTCTAGGCAGGCCGGTGTCAGAAAGAATTTTAAAATCGGACATTTTATTTTGTTGCTTGCAGTCGGTGCTGCGTTGGCTTCAACAGCCTTTATCAAACCGGCTGAAACGGGGATTATCACATCCTTGACGATGCAAAACACAATAGGGTTGTTCTTGGCAGGATGGGCAGGCAGCATGGCTATGCTGTTACCGGGCGTGAGCGGTTCATTCATTTTGCTTTTATTAGGTGTTTATGCGACGGCTATCAACGCACTTTCTACATTGAATCTACCGATCATCATTGTCATCGGGGCAGGGGTCATCGTCGGCTTCATCGTTAGCAGCAGGATAATCCATTATTTATTGAGTAAATTCACCAATGCCATGTTCGCTATTATAATCGGTTTGATCATCGGTTCCGTATTCGTCATCTACCCAGGAATTCCAGAAAGCGGGACGCCGTTTGTAATGAGCGTCATCGCGCTTATTACTGGTTTGATTGTCGCAAATATCTTTAATGCCGCTAGCCCATCGACTAAATAA
- a CDS encoding MFS transporter produces MRAFVYIIVFFSFFDLFSQLPIMSPFALSLGASSFMTGLAVGMYSFSNTIGNVISGFMTDRRGPFVILLVGLFASGISLLFYAFASGPVSLLGIRFVHGFMEGLIVPAAFTFLANRAEESKRGRSVAISGAFVGMAAIIGPAYSGIVASKTGAPFIMTMNGIIMFILAIAAFFILRSVSFVKREKIEGVKHFRIRYLFKHPGMIRAFAGAFFLMFSQGVLALVLPLKVEALGFDTKSTGLLLSTFGIVAILIFLLPINRIFDKVRPMITLAFGISMMGISMLFLSQVTEMQLLYLAMALYGIGFAFLFPSINSLLIDSSSPEFRGKAYGYFYAFFSIGVVAGSSLIGYLDLTFKGGFMLTGIVLLSVAAYTIMGMKKSTIDRRTMIV; encoded by the coding sequence ATGCGCGCTTTCGTTTATATAATCGTCTTTTTTTCCTTCTTTGATTTATTTTCACAACTGCCTATTATGAGTCCTTTCGCCCTATCTTTAGGTGCTTCTTCCTTCATGACGGGTTTGGCTGTCGGTATGTATTCATTTTCTAACACGATTGGGAACGTTATTTCCGGATTCATGACGGACCGCAGAGGACCATTCGTCATTTTGCTTGTCGGTCTGTTTGCTTCAGGCATTTCCCTCCTTTTCTATGCATTCGCTTCGGGTCCTGTTTCCCTACTTGGAATCCGCTTCGTCCACGGTTTCATGGAAGGGCTAATCGTTCCTGCTGCATTTACATTCCTCGCCAACCGCGCCGAGGAATCAAAGAGGGGCCGTAGTGTAGCCATTTCGGGTGCCTTTGTTGGGATGGCGGCAATCATCGGACCTGCCTACAGCGGAATTGTCGCTTCAAAGACGGGAGCCCCTTTCATTATGACTATGAACGGCATCATCATGTTCATCCTGGCAATTGCAGCCTTTTTCATATTGCGCTCAGTTTCATTCGTGAAAAGGGAAAAGATAGAAGGAGTGAAGCATTTCAGGATTCGCTATTTGTTCAAGCACCCTGGCATGATCCGTGCATTTGCAGGCGCCTTTTTCCTTATGTTTTCCCAAGGAGTACTGGCTTTGGTCCTTCCGTTAAAGGTCGAGGCTCTTGGATTTGACACGAAATCGACAGGGCTGCTTCTCAGCACGTTCGGCATCGTCGCTATTTTAATTTTCCTATTGCCAATCAATCGCATTTTCGATAAAGTGCGGCCGATGATTACGTTGGCTTTCGGTATTTCGATGATGGGTATAAGTATGTTGTTTTTAAGTCAAGTTACAGAGATGCAGCTCTTGTATTTGGCAATGGCATTGTACGGAATAGGTTTTGCATTTCTATTCCCTTCCATCAACTCCTTGCTCATCGACTCATCCTCCCCGGAGTTCCGCGGGAAGGCTTACGGCTATTTCTATGCCTTCTTTTCCATCGGGGTCGTCGCGGGCTCCAGTCTTATCGGCTATTTGGACCTGACATTTAAAGGCGGGTTCATGCTGACAGGTATCGTCCTATTGAGCGTCGCTGCTTATACAATCATGGGAATGAAGAAGTCTACTATTGACAGAAGAACCATGATAGTTTAA
- the pssA gene encoding CDP-diacylglycerol--serine O-phosphatidyltransferase: MFLSRYLDYTKIKGQLANAITITNLSFGIIAIILIARDLGHMSLVFIFLAALFDRFDGLVARHFQSESLFGKELDSLSDIVSFGVAPALLIYMTDLSSMLWVGIAATIFYIAAGAIRLARYNVKEFDGSFYGVPITAAGVLLTLSYFLSPYIGPPFFVIFMVILGLAMISNVRIAKV, from the coding sequence ATGTTTTTATCCAGATACTTAGATTATACGAAAATAAAAGGCCAATTGGCGAATGCAATCACCATTACAAACTTAAGTTTCGGAATCATCGCAATTATTCTCATTGCGAGGGATCTTGGTCATATGAGTCTCGTCTTCATTTTCCTCGCCGCTCTATTCGACCGATTCGACGGTTTGGTCGCACGACACTTTCAATCCGAGTCGCTGTTTGGAAAGGAATTGGATTCGCTAAGCGATATTGTGTCATTCGGAGTAGCTCCGGCACTTCTAATTTATATGACCGATTTATCTTCCATGCTATGGGTCGGTATAGCCGCGACTATTTTTTATATCGCCGCAGGGGCAATCCGTCTTGCGCGTTATAACGTCAAGGAGTTTGACGGATCCTTTTACGGAGTACCAATCACTGCGGCCGGCGTATTGTTGACATTGTCATATTTCTTGAGCCCTTACATCGGCCCACCGTTTTTCGTCATCTTCATGGTCATTCTTGGCTTAGCGATGATCAGCAATGTCCGAATCGCAAAGGTGTAA
- a CDS encoding catalase — MTTNDNHSQKKLTTAAGAPVVDNQNSMTAGPRGPILLQDVWLIEKLAHFDREVIPERRMHAKGSGAYGTFTVTNDITQYTRAKIFSEVGKKTEMFARFSTVAGERGAADAERDIRGFALKFYTEEGNWDLVGNNTPVFFFRDPLQFPDLNHAVKRDPRTNMRSATNNWDFWTSLPEALHQITIVMSERGIPKTYRHMHGFGSHTYSMINANNERVWVKFHFRSQQGIENLTDEQATELIGSDRESHQRDLLDSIDNGNFPKWKMYIQVMTEEQALHMPYNPFDLTKVWYKADFPLIEVGEFELNRNPDNYFAEVEQAAFTPAAIVPGIGFSPDKMLQARLFSYGDAQRYRLGVNHHQIPVNAPKKCPFHSFHRDGAMRVDGNYGSRTSYEPNSFGEWKEQPDFKEPPLKIYDDAAHWDFRKDDDDYFTQPGILFNLMNDEQKQALFGNTARNLGDAPNEIKYRHIRHCYQADAAYGEGVAAALGISIDDVLVKQEVASN; from the coding sequence ATGACGACCAATGATAATCATTCTCAAAAGAAACTGACAACAGCTGCTGGGGCACCAGTAGTGGACAACCAAAACTCAATGACTGCAGGTCCTAGGGGGCCAATCCTTTTACAGGATGTTTGGTTGATTGAAAAACTGGCCCATTTTGATCGCGAGGTCATTCCCGAGCGCCGTATGCATGCGAAAGGATCAGGTGCTTACGGAACTTTTACAGTGACGAATGACATTACCCAATATACGAGGGCGAAGATTTTTTCCGAAGTCGGCAAAAAAACGGAAATGTTCGCTCGCTTTTCGACTGTAGCTGGAGAACGTGGCGCAGCTGACGCCGAACGTGATATCCGCGGTTTCGCGCTGAAATTCTACACAGAAGAAGGAAACTGGGATCTTGTCGGTAATAACACTCCTGTCTTCTTCTTCAGAGATCCACTTCAATTCCCTGACTTGAATCACGCCGTCAAAAGAGATCCGCGCACAAATATGAGAAGCGCGACAAACAATTGGGATTTTTGGACCTCCCTGCCTGAAGCATTGCACCAAATTACCATTGTTATGAGTGAACGGGGAATCCCAAAGACATATCGTCATATGCATGGCTTCGGTAGCCATACGTACAGCATGATCAATGCGAATAATGAACGTGTTTGGGTCAAGTTCCATTTCCGCTCTCAACAAGGGATTGAAAACCTGACGGACGAGCAGGCAACTGAATTGATCGGCTCTGACCGCGAATCACACCAACGCGACCTGTTGGATAGCATCGACAACGGAAACTTCCCGAAATGGAAAATGTACATTCAAGTGATGACGGAGGAACAAGCACTTCATATGCCTTATAACCCGTTCGATTTGACAAAAGTCTGGTATAAGGCCGACTTCCCTCTCATTGAAGTCGGAGAGTTCGAATTGAACCGCAATCCGGATAACTACTTCGCAGAAGTGGAACAAGCGGCTTTCACACCAGCAGCGATTGTGCCCGGCATCGGTTTCTCCCCCGATAAAATGTTGCAAGCGAGACTGTTTTCGTACGGTGATGCCCAGCGCTATCGTCTCGGCGTCAATCATCATCAAATTCCGGTCAATGCACCAAAAAAATGCCCGTTTCATAGTTTCCATCGAGATGGCGCAATGCGGGTCGACGGCAACTATGGCAGCAGAACTTCTTACGAACCGAACAGCTTCGGAGAATGGAAGGAACAGCCTGATTTCAAAGAGCCGCCGCTTAAAATCTATGATGATGCAGCTCACTGGGATTTCCGGAAGGATGACGACGACTATTTCACACAACCGGGAATACTATTCAATCTAATGAACGATGAGCAAAAACAAGCGTTATTCGGAAATACTGCCCGCAATCTTGGCGATGCGCCGAACGAAATCAAATATCGGCACATCCGTCACTGCTACCAAGCAGATGCCGCTTATGGAGAAGGCGTCGCAGCTGCACTAGGCATCTCCATAGACGATGTATTGGTTAAACAAGAAGTTGCTAGTAATTAA